From Sporosarcina sp. 6E9, a single genomic window includes:
- the thpR gene encoding RNA 2',3'-cyclic phosphodiesterase, which produces MSGHYFIGIKSPTNLEHIMDAYRTKYRLDDAYKVIPHPDDLHVTLSFIGAMNKKSLPSLIESLRMITNKTPVFNMHIDGLSYFGSPSGPRVVYLSIKENKVLTTLQKEIEETVATQLDRPASDRFIPHITIAKKRKTKDGLFIPKEKLESIKLPVSSFALFTIHPRKSPKYEAVETFLMIQ; this is translated from the coding sequence ATGTCCGGACACTACTTTATTGGCATAAAAAGCCCTACGAATCTTGAACATATAATGGACGCTTACAGAACCAAATATCGTTTGGATGATGCTTACAAAGTAATTCCACATCCAGACGATTTACATGTGACGTTATCATTTATTGGCGCCATGAATAAAAAATCACTGCCCTCTTTGATAGAAAGTCTGAGGATGATTACCAATAAAACACCCGTATTTAACATGCATATTGATGGATTATCCTATTTCGGTTCTCCTTCTGGCCCACGTGTTGTCTATTTATCAATTAAGGAAAACAAAGTGTTAACGACATTGCAAAAAGAAATCGAGGAAACCGTTGCTACCCAGTTGGATCGACCCGCTTCCGATCGATTTATCCCGCATATCACGATTGCCAAAAAACGGAAGACGAAAGATGGGCTCTTTATTCCAAAGGAAAAGTTGGAATCCATTAAACTTCCAGTATCTTCTTTCGCGTTGTTTACAATCCATCCAAGAAAATCTCCCAAATACGAAGCGGTTGAAACTTTTTTAATGATACAGTAA